From Triticum aestivum cultivar Chinese Spring chromosome 4A, IWGSC CS RefSeq v2.1, whole genome shotgun sequence, a single genomic window includes:
- the LOC123086384 gene encoding glutamine--fructose-6-phosphate aminotransferase [isomerizing] 2 — protein MCGIFAYLNYCAPRDRRYVLEVLLNGLRRLEYRGYDSSGIALDADLPPPGSAAAYAGAPPLVFRQEGKIDNLVRSVYSEVDEKGVNLDATFSVHAGIAHTRWATHGVPAPKNSHPQSSGTGDEFLVVHNGIITNYEILKETLIRHGFTFESDTDTEVIPKLAKFVFDQACDGEGDMTFSQVVMEVMRQLEGAYALIFKSPHYPNELIACKRGSTLILGVNEVSDQNSAKSFQNVKSLTTNGSPREFFFSSDLCAIVEHTKNYLAIEDNEIIHIKDGSVSILKFDKEKEKPASLQRALSVLEMEVEQIKKGSYDHFMQKEIHEQPHSLTTTMRGRLKDSGVVLGGLKEHLKTLRRSRRVIFIGCGTSYNAALAARPFVEELTGIPVTMEVASDLLDRQGPIYREDTAVFVSQSGETADTLLALEYALEKGALCVGVTNTVGSTLSRKTHCGIHINAGCEIGVASTKAYTSQIVVMAMIALAIGSDQLSTQPRRESIITGLSSLPSHVSEVLKLDAEMKELASSLIDSESLLVFGRGYNYATALEGALKVKEVALMHSEGMLAGEMKHGPLALVDENLPIIVIATRDSCFSKQKSVIQQLLSRKGRLIIMCSEGDISAVGPSASCRVIQVPEVADCLQPVINIIPLQLLAYHLTVLRGFDVDQPRNLAKSVTTQ, from the exons ATGTGCGGGATCTTCGCCTACCTCAACTACTGTGCGCCGCGGGATCGACGGTATGTCCTCGAGGTCCTCCTCAACGGCCTCCGCCGCCTCGAGTACCGCGGCTACGACTCCTCCGGCATAGCCCTCGACGCGGACCTCCCGCCGCCTGGTTCCGCGGCGGCGTACGCGGGGGCGCCGCCACTCGTGTTCCGCCAGGAGGGAAAGATCGATAACCTCGTGCGATCCGTCTACTCCG AGGTTGATGAGAAGGGTGTGAACCTGGATGCCACATTTTCCGTTCACGCCGGAATCGCTCACACCAGGTGGGCTACACATGGCGTGCCTGCCCCAAAGAACAGCCACCCCCAATCCTCTGGCACCGGTGATGAGTTCTTGGTCGTCCACAACGGAATTATCACAAACTATGAG ATTCTGAAAGAGACACTGATTCGACACGGGTTCACCTTTGAGTCTGATACCGACACAGAAGTCATCCCTAAGCTAGCGAAGTTTGTTTTTGACCAGGCTTGTGATGGAGAAG GTGATATGACATTTAGCCAAGTTGTTATGGAAGTCATGAGGCAGCTTGAAGGAGCCTATGCACTTATCTTTAAAAGTCCACACTATCCCAATGAGCTGATTGCATGCAAACGAGGCAGCACGCTGATACTTGGTGTCAAT GAAGTAAGTGATCAAAACAGCGCGAAGTCATTTCAGAATGTCAAATCCCTGACAACAAATGGAAGCCCcagggagttcttcttctccagtGATTTATGTGCTATTGTAGAGCACACCAAGAATTATTTGGCTATTGAAGACAATGAAATTATTCATATAAAG GATGGTAGTGTGTCTATCCTTAAGTTTGACAAGGAAAAAGAGAAGCCAGCATCTCTGCAACGAGCATTGTCTGTTCTGGAGATGGAAGTCGAGCAAATAAAGAAAGGAAGCTATGACCACTTCATGCAAAAAGAAATCCATGAACAGCCACATTCACTGACAACAACCATGAGAGGTAGACTGAAGGATAGTGGAGTTGTTTTAGGCGGACTAAAGGAACACCTCAAAACACTTAGACGCAGTAGAAGAGTAATCTTTATTGGCTGTGGTACTAGCTATAATGCTGCCTTAGCTGCACGACCTTTTGTGGAAGAACTCACCG GTATTCCTGTGACTATGGAGGTTGCAAGTGACTTGCTGGACAGACAAGGCCCCATCTACAGAGAGGACACTGCAGTTTTTGTGAGCCAGTCAGGGGAGACAGCAGACACCCTCCTTGCTCTTGAGTATGCACTAGAAAAGGGAGCACTTTGTGTTGGCGTTACAAATACAGTGGGGAGCACGCTGTCAAGAAAAACACATTGTGGAATTCATATCAATGCTGGTTGTGAGATTGGTGTTGCCAGCACCAAG GCTTATACAAGTCAAATAGTAGTCATGGCGATGATAGCCTTGGCTATTGGATCTGATCAGTTATCCACTCAACCTAGAAGGGAGTCTATAATCACTGGTCTTTCAAGCCTTCCAA GCCATGTCAGTGAAGTTCTCAAGCTTGATGCTGAAATGAAGGAACTCGCATCTTCACTAATCGACTCGGAGTCACTCCTTGTGTTTGGAAGAGGTTATAACTATGCcactgccttggagggtgctctcaAAGTTAAGGAGGTCGCGCTGATGCACAGCGAAGGCATGCTTGCTGGCGAGATGAAGCACGGGCCACTAGCCCTGGTGGATGAAAATCTTCCCATCATCGTCATCGCAACACGCGACTCGTGCTTCAG CAAGCAGAAGTCGGTGATTCAGCAGCTCCTTTCTCGCAAGGGGCGTTTGATCATAATGTGCTCTGAAGGGGACATCTCCGCCGTCGGTCCTAGTGCATCCTGCAGGGTAATTCAGGTTCCAGAGGTCGCTGACTGTCTCCAGCCAGTGATCAACATAATTCCGTTGCAG TTGCTGGCATACCACCTTACTGTTCTCCGTGGATTCGATGTCGACCAgccaaggaatctggccaagagcGTGACTACACAGTAA